One Spiroplasma endosymbiont of Cantharis nigra DNA segment encodes these proteins:
- a CDS encoding signal peptidase II translates to MKDFLFNIKSGLKNHNYIFKFKLIWCIPLIAILIGFDWISKAIVVYTMKYEGNTATFIPEFISFEYLINPGAAYGMNADNKGLAITIATLVTLLLITVFIFLKNKYWLIPINLMVAGSVANLLGRAWAPLSTNGISGGVVDFLKFEFWDLNFIFNLADAWVSIAVAIIFIIFIVYIVLEIAEFNMKKKSPEKYEFYCDIKHRKMLLFESYWSKINTKNQEKLSYKDYLSKNKQLQKEWKEYKIKE, encoded by the coding sequence ATGAAGGATTTTCTATTTAATATTAAGTCAGGGCTAAAAAATCATAATTATATTTTTAAATTTAAATTAATTTGATGTATACCTTTAATAGCAATTTTAATAGGATTTGATTGAATTAGTAAAGCTATTGTTGTTTATACAATGAAATATGAAGGCAATACTGCAACATTTATTCCAGAATTTATTAGTTTTGAGTATTTAATAAATCCTGGTGCAGCATACGGAATGAATGCTGATAATAAGGGATTGGCTATTACAATCGCAACACTTGTTACATTACTTTTAATTACTGTCTTTATTTTTTTAAAAAATAAATATTGACTAATACCAATTAATTTAATGGTAGCTGGAAGTGTCGCTAATTTATTAGGTAGAGCTTGAGCTCCACTTTCAACAAATGGAATAAGTGGTGGGGTTGTTGACTTTTTAAAATTTGAATTTTGAGACTTAAATTTTATATTTAATTTGGCTGATGCTTGAGTATCAATTGCAGTAGCTATAATCTTTATAATTTTTATAGTATATATAGTTTTAGAAATTGCTGAATTTAATATGAAGAAAAAAAGTCCTGAAAAGTATGAATTTTATTGTGATATTAAACACAGAAAAATGCTTTTATTTGAAAGTTACTGATCTAAAATAAATACTAAAAATCAAGAAAAATTATCATATAAGGATTACTTATCAAAAAATAAACAATTACAAAAAGAATGAAAAGAATATAAAATCAAGGAGTAG
- a CDS encoding RluA family pseudouridine synthase translates to MNQLEIKLEHDAGRLDKFLTEYLKEEYDFSRSYVQKLIEAKDVLVNDQDVSVKHNLLAADIIKMNIKEPTEMEAKPEDIDFEIVYQDKDLLIVNKPNGIVVHPAAGNPTGTLVNGLLYKIKDLSSIGGVLRPGIVHRLDKMTTGLLIVAKNDKTHRSLTKMLANNEIHKEYIALVHGVVEPNAGKINAPIGRHKGDRKKMTTTDINSKHAVTNFTVLERYKNASKISCVIETGRTHQIRVHLAYIKHPVVGDPLYAFKEDMKEEFGQYLHAYRLAFNHPITNEKIDLISDLPKEFNDKINMFKE, encoded by the coding sequence ATGAATCAATTGGAAATTAAATTAGAGCACGATGCAGGAAGATTAGATAAGTTTTTAACTGAATATTTAAAAGAAGAATATGATTTTTCAAGAAGTTACGTTCAAAAATTAATTGAAGCAAAAGATGTTCTTGTAAATGACCAAGACGTAAGCGTTAAGCATAATCTATTAGCAGCTGATATTATTAAAATGAATATTAAAGAACCAACAGAAATGGAAGCAAAACCAGAAGATATTGATTTTGAAATAGTTTATCAAGATAAGGATTTATTAATAGTAAATAAACCTAATGGTATTGTTGTTCATCCAGCTGCAGGTAACCCAACTGGAACATTAGTAAATGGCTTATTATATAAAATAAAAGACTTGTCTTCAATTGGGGGAGTATTAAGACCTGGAATTGTCCATCGATTAGATAAAATGACAACTGGTTTACTAATTGTTGCTAAGAATGATAAAACGCATAGAAGTCTTACAAAAATGTTAGCAAATAATGAAATTCACAAAGAATATATTGCTTTAGTTCATGGTGTAGTTGAACCTAATGCAGGTAAAATAAATGCTCCAATTGGTCGTCATAAGGGTGATCGTAAAAAAATGACTACAACAGATATTAACTCAAAACATGCAGTTACTAACTTTACTGTTTTAGAACGTTATAAAAATGCTTCAAAAATAAGTTGTGTAATTGAAACTGGAAGAACACATCAAATTAGGGTTCATTTAGCATATATTAAGCATCCCGTAGTTGGAGATCCTTTATATGCTTTCAAAGAAGATATGAAAGAAGAATTTGGTCAATATTTACATGCCTATAGATTGGCATTTAATCACCCAATAACTAATGAAAAAATAGATTTAATAAGTGATTTACCAAAAGAATTTAATGATAAAATCAATATGTTTAAAGAATAG
- a CDS encoding dCMP deaminase family protein produces the protein MKKRKDYIDWDTYFLAMVQLNAMRSKDPTTQVGCVIVNELKQVVSTGYNGLPRGLNDDNYPWARDGKLEETKYPYIVHAELNAILSSKESVRGCEIYISLFPCNECTKSIIQAGIKKITYSCDKYEDKMENKIAKKMLKEAKVECTYKKEVKIFLI, from the coding sequence ATGAAAAAAAGAAAAGACTATATTGATTGAGATACTTATTTTTTAGCAATGGTGCAATTAAATGCAATGAGAAGTAAGGACCCAACTACACAAGTGGGATGTGTTATAGTTAACGAATTAAAGCAAGTTGTTTCAACTGGTTATAATGGATTACCAAGAGGTCTTAATGATGATAATTATCCATGAGCAAGGGATGGGAAATTAGAAGAAACTAAATATCCTTATATAGTTCATGCTGAATTAAATGCAATTTTATCTTCAAAAGAATCTGTTAGAGGATGTGAAATATATATTAGTTTATTTCCTTGTAATGAATGTACAAAAAGCATTATTCAAGCAGGTATTAAAAAAATTACTTATTCTTGTGATAAATATGAGGATAAAATGGAAAATAAAATTGCTAAAAAAATGTTAAAGGAAGCCAAAGTTGAATGTACTTATAAAAAGGAAGTAAAAATATTTTTAATTTAA
- the rnhC gene encoding ribonuclease HIII, translating into MKSLSFKNVDEKIITKIIAENKNFLTPSNNLNIKFLLKINGLVISVYHTNTILIQGNNVLEFSLKYNLKQALSSKNVIKSFELPNIGCDEVGVGDFFGPLVTCCAYVEKDFKKKYPDLLAEITDSKKMTDSNIYSLFKKITDKVIWEVYILENQKYNQAYDIYKNTHILKAICHNQALKRLFRNNDDLKTIPIIMDQFATEKNYYNYLSDQKIIIRDIYFETKAESKYISVACASIIARYHFLKSVRNLEEKYKVKLPLGASNTVKEFVNKYKVEMKDEVEKFTKMHFNSKK; encoded by the coding sequence ATGAAAAGCTTAAGTTTTAAAAATGTAGATGAGAAAATAATTACTAAAATTATTGCAGAAAATAAGAATTTTTTAACTCCCTCAAATAACCTAAATATAAAGTTTTTATTAAAAATTAATGGTCTTGTTATAAGTGTTTATCATACAAATACCATACTAATTCAAGGAAATAATGTCCTAGAATTTAGTTTAAAATATAACTTAAAACAAGCACTATCTTCTAAAAATGTAATTAAATCATTTGAATTGCCAAATATTGGTTGTGACGAAGTTGGAGTGGGAGACTTTTTTGGTCCATTAGTAACTTGTTGTGCCTATGTGGAAAAGGATTTTAAGAAAAAATATCCTGATTTATTAGCTGAAATAACAGATTCAAAAAAAATGACAGATTCAAATATATATTCTCTTTTTAAGAAAATAACAGATAAAGTTATTTGAGAAGTATACATTTTAGAGAATCAAAAATATAATCAAGCTTATGATATTTATAAAAATACTCATATTTTAAAGGCTATTTGTCATAACCAAGCATTAAAAAGATTATTTAGAAATAATGATGATTTAAAAACAATACCAATAATTATGGATCAATTTGCCACTGAAAAAAATTATTATAATTATTTGTCTGATCAAAAAATTATAATAAGAGATATTTATTTTGAAACAAAAGCTGAATCTAAATACATCTCTGTGGCTTGTGCAAGTATTATTGCTCGATATCATTTCTTAAAAAGCGTAAGAAATTTAGAAGAAAAATATAAAGTAAAACTACCTTTAGGAGCTAGTAATACAGTAAAAGAATTTGTTAATAAATATAAAGTTGAAATGAAAGACGAAGTCGAAAAGTTTACTAAAATGCATTTTAACAGTAAAAAGTAA